The proteins below are encoded in one region of Arthrobacter sp. CJ23:
- a CDS encoding gamma-aminobutyraldehyde dehydrogenase → MVQTLQNFINGEFVTPAGTGLLDIVNPTNGEVVAQSPISVQADVDAAMNAASDAFKSWKHATPGQRQLMLLKLADAVEANSEELVEAQHRNTGQVRSLIASEEVAAGADQLRFFAGAARIMEGKSAGEYFEGHTSYVRREPIGVVAQVAPWNYPFLMAIWKIGPALAAGNTVVLKPSDTTPESTLVLARLAGEIFPAGVLNVVLGTGETGAMMVEHKVPGLVSITGSVRAGIAVASGAAKGLKRAHLELGGKAPAIVFKDADIKKSAAAIAEFAFFNAGQDCTAITRVLIEDSIHDDMVAAMVEHTKTLHTGSQNDDENYFGPLNNVNHFNAVTSVVEHLPANCRIETGGHRAGEKGFFFEPTIITGAKQSDDIVQKETFGPVITVQKFSTEAEALELANDVEYALASSVWTTDHGTAMRMSRDLDFGAVWINTHILLTAEMPHGGFKQSGYGKDLSMYGVEDYTRIKHVMSALDA, encoded by the coding sequence GTGGTTCAAACCTTGCAGAACTTCATCAACGGCGAATTCGTCACTCCTGCCGGCACGGGACTTCTCGACATCGTGAACCCCACCAACGGCGAGGTTGTGGCCCAGTCGCCCATTTCGGTGCAGGCCGACGTCGACGCCGCCATGAACGCGGCCAGCGACGCCTTCAAGAGCTGGAAGCACGCCACCCCGGGCCAGCGCCAGCTCATGCTGCTCAAGCTCGCGGACGCCGTCGAGGCCAACAGCGAGGAACTCGTTGAAGCCCAGCACCGCAACACCGGCCAGGTCCGCTCCCTGATCGCTTCCGAGGAAGTTGCCGCCGGCGCCGACCAGCTCCGTTTCTTCGCCGGTGCCGCACGCATCATGGAGGGCAAGTCAGCCGGCGAGTACTTCGAGGGCCACACCTCCTACGTGCGCCGCGAACCCATCGGCGTCGTGGCCCAGGTGGCGCCGTGGAACTACCCCTTCCTCATGGCCATCTGGAAGATCGGCCCCGCCCTGGCCGCCGGCAACACGGTCGTCCTGAAGCCTTCGGACACCACTCCGGAATCCACCCTCGTCCTGGCCCGCCTGGCCGGCGAGATCTTCCCGGCCGGTGTGCTCAACGTTGTCCTGGGCACCGGCGAAACCGGCGCCATGATGGTGGAGCACAAGGTCCCCGGCCTGGTCTCCATCACCGGCTCCGTCCGCGCCGGCATTGCCGTGGCCAGCGGGGCAGCCAAGGGCCTCAAGCGTGCCCACCTGGAACTCGGCGGCAAGGCTCCGGCCATCGTCTTCAAGGACGCCGACATCAAGAAGAGCGCCGCGGCCATCGCCGAGTTCGCCTTCTTCAACGCCGGCCAGGACTGCACCGCCATCACCCGCGTGCTGATCGAGGACTCCATCCACGACGACATGGTTGCCGCCATGGTGGAGCACACCAAGACGCTGCACACCGGTTCGCAGAACGACGACGAAAACTACTTCGGCCCGCTCAACAACGTGAACCACTTCAACGCCGTCACCTCCGTGGTGGAGCACCTGCCCGCCAACTGCAGGATCGAAACCGGCGGCCACCGCGCCGGCGAGAAGGGCTTCTTCTTCGAGCCCACCATCATCACGGGCGCCAAACAGAGCGACGACATCGTGCAGAAGGAGACGTTCGGGCCGGTCATCACCGTCCAGAAGTTCAGCACGGAGGCCGAAGCGCTCGAGCTGGCCAACGACGTCGAATACGCGCTGGCTTCCAGCGTCTGGACCACCGACCACGGCACGGCCATGCGCATGAGCCGCGACCTGGACTTCGGTGCTGTCTGGATCAACACCCACATCCTGCTGACGGCGGAGATGCCGCACGGCGGCTTCAAGCAGTCCGGCTACGGCAAGGACCTCTCCATGTACGGCGTCGAGGACTACACGCGCATCAAGCACGTGATGTCTGCGCTGGACGCATAA
- the gabT gene encoding 4-aminobutyrate--2-oxoglutarate transaminase, producing MTTTAHELSYRIEQKRSINAEFPGPKSQALNERRAAVVAAGVSSGVPVYVEDADGGIIRDVDGNSFIDLGSGIAVTSVGASDPAVVAAVQEAAAHFTHTCFMVTPYEGYVAVAEQLNRLTPGDHAKRTVLFNSGAEAVENAVKVARLATGRDAVVAFDHAYHGRTNLTMALTAKAMPYKTNFGPFAPEVYRMPMSYPFREENPEITGAEAAKRAITMIEKQIGGDQVAAIIIEPIQGEGGFIVPAEGFLPALSAWAKDKGIVFIADEVQSGFCRTGEWFAVDHEGVVPDIITMAKGIAGGLPLSAITGRADLLDAVHPGGLGGTYGGNPVACAAALAAISTMEQHDLNARARHIEDVATARLRELQAELAASGTAVIGDIRGRGAMLAIELVQAGSKEPNADLTKAVAAACLKEGVIILTCGTYGNVIRLLPPLVISDELLIDGLDVLAAAIKANA from the coding sequence ATGACCACCACCGCACACGAACTCTCGTACCGGATCGAGCAGAAGCGCAGCATCAACGCTGAGTTCCCCGGCCCCAAGTCGCAGGCACTGAACGAGCGCCGCGCCGCCGTCGTCGCTGCCGGCGTCTCCTCGGGCGTGCCCGTTTACGTTGAAGACGCCGACGGCGGCATCATCCGCGACGTCGACGGGAACTCTTTCATCGACCTCGGCTCCGGCATCGCGGTCACCAGCGTCGGCGCGTCCGACCCCGCCGTCGTGGCCGCCGTCCAGGAAGCTGCCGCGCACTTCACGCACACCTGCTTCATGGTCACCCCGTACGAGGGCTACGTGGCCGTCGCCGAGCAGCTGAACCGCCTCACCCCCGGCGACCACGCCAAGCGCACCGTGCTGTTCAACTCCGGCGCTGAAGCCGTGGAGAACGCCGTCAAGGTTGCCCGCCTGGCCACCGGCCGCGACGCCGTGGTTGCCTTCGACCACGCCTACCACGGCCGCACCAACCTGACCATGGCGCTCACCGCCAAGGCCATGCCGTACAAGACCAACTTCGGCCCGTTCGCGCCCGAGGTCTACCGCATGCCCATGAGCTACCCGTTCCGTGAAGAGAACCCGGAAATCACGGGTGCCGAGGCCGCCAAGCGCGCCATCACCATGATCGAGAAGCAGATCGGCGGCGACCAGGTGGCCGCGATCATCATCGAGCCGATCCAGGGCGAGGGCGGCTTCATCGTCCCGGCCGAAGGCTTCCTGCCGGCACTGTCCGCCTGGGCCAAGGACAAGGGCATCGTCTTCATCGCCGACGAGGTCCAGTCCGGCTTCTGCCGCACCGGCGAATGGTTCGCCGTTGACCACGAAGGTGTTGTCCCGGACATCATCACCATGGCCAAGGGCATCGCCGGCGGCCTCCCGCTGTCCGCCATCACCGGCCGTGCCGACCTGCTGGACGCGGTCCACCCGGGCGGCCTCGGCGGCACCTACGGTGGCAACCCGGTTGCCTGTGCAGCCGCACTGGCTGCCATCAGCACCATGGAGCAGCACGACCTCAACGCCCGTGCCCGCCACATCGAGGACGTCGCCACCGCGCGCCTCCGCGAGCTGCAGGCCGAGCTTGCCGCGTCCGGCACCGCCGTCATCGGCGACATCCGCGGCCGCGGCGCCATGCTGGCGATCGAGCTGGTCCAGGCCGGTTCCAAGGAGCCGAACGCCGACCTCACCAAGGCCGTGGCGGCCGCCTGCCTCAAGGAGGGTGTCATCATCCTCACCTGCGGCACCTACGGCAACGTCATCCGCCTTCTGCCGCCCCTGGTGATCAGCGACGAGCTGCTCATCGACGGCCTCGACGTCCTGGCAGCGGCCATCAAGGCCAACGCCTAG
- a CDS encoding polysaccharide lyase 8 family protein: protein MSRRTLFRTAGMAAVAGVLLSQTGPAFAATENGVQALIERRRLVLTGGPGAAGVPELAAQLAGLGQTTDKWWQSMDKTPARTSLWNDIPLTGIGQSATATANMGLHFNRIYDMALGYSVQGSPHFASAGLAADLVAALQFLNETAYKPGMKAAGNWWFWEIGAPRKSVDILTLLHAEVPEALRTSLLAAVRWFAPNPNWRGRATSFAETGANRVDKSLACCMRGILDNNPDEAALGRDALSDTVRGGINSVFGYVNGGDGFYTDGSYVQHTYLPYAGTYGVVALAGIAEIFAMLGGSPWAVTDPKRSVLLDAIENTYAPFVWDGRIMDTVRGRAVSRQREPDYVSGFGLISAVLLLAPGCEEPYRSRFLSLAKGWLERCADQKLVGHPSQSLAKSLLSLSALSDASVAPAPAPVYSRMFADQDRLVHHRPQWGCTVNLSSKRIGRYEWGNSENNLGWYQGDGMTFVYTREDPAQFSADFWPTVDPYGLPGTTVNDQARASGAGAAGTGIPRAFQAFAGGLTMDSRWGVVGMDHLNHNKTLSGRKSWFFLDDAVVCLGAGITGTGGASVQTTVENRSFAVGSVPDLRTDSRNRRLAAGDAAVAVQRSVHVDGHGGYVFLDAPGVSGAPEVAVVRRTGSWFDVNSGADTGGSKDPVTRDYVTVTHRHGVDPADSGYAYMVLPAASHDTTFSQSANPGVKVLANSADCQMVDIAKEKLVLANFFATGTGGGYAASGPCTVAIRQSGDALAVSVADPSRTQSSVRVTLPGTAWRSLVQADAGVALVGTDPLVIDVQLDGHGHQKNLTLGT, encoded by the coding sequence ATGAGCCGCAGGACCCTTTTCCGCACGGCCGGCATGGCCGCCGTCGCCGGTGTCCTCCTCTCCCAAACCGGGCCTGCGTTCGCCGCCACTGAGAACGGGGTGCAGGCGCTCATCGAGCGCAGGCGCCTCGTCCTCACCGGCGGCCCGGGCGCTGCCGGAGTCCCCGAGCTCGCGGCCCAACTGGCGGGCCTGGGACAGACCACTGACAAGTGGTGGCAGTCCATGGACAAGACCCCGGCCCGGACGTCCCTCTGGAATGACATTCCGCTGACCGGTATCGGCCAATCCGCCACGGCAACGGCCAACATGGGACTGCACTTCAACCGCATCTACGACATGGCCCTGGGGTACTCGGTCCAGGGCAGCCCCCACTTCGCCAGTGCCGGACTGGCCGCAGATCTTGTGGCAGCGCTGCAATTCCTCAATGAGACGGCCTACAAGCCGGGAATGAAGGCCGCGGGCAACTGGTGGTTCTGGGAGATCGGCGCCCCGCGCAAGTCGGTGGACATCCTGACCCTCCTGCACGCCGAGGTCCCGGAAGCCCTGCGCACCTCGCTGCTGGCCGCCGTCCGCTGGTTCGCTCCCAACCCGAATTGGCGCGGCCGTGCTACATCGTTCGCCGAAACGGGCGCCAACCGCGTGGACAAGTCCCTGGCCTGCTGCATGCGGGGCATCCTCGACAACAATCCGGACGAAGCCGCCCTCGGCCGTGATGCGCTGAGCGATACTGTCCGCGGAGGCATCAACAGTGTCTTTGGCTACGTGAATGGCGGGGACGGCTTCTACACCGACGGCTCATACGTGCAGCACACGTACCTTCCCTACGCCGGAACGTATGGTGTAGTGGCGCTGGCCGGCATTGCGGAGATCTTCGCCATGCTGGGCGGAAGCCCGTGGGCCGTCACGGACCCCAAGCGTTCGGTGCTGCTGGACGCCATCGAGAACACCTATGCGCCCTTCGTGTGGGACGGACGGATCATGGACACGGTCCGTGGCCGGGCTGTCTCCCGGCAGCGCGAGCCCGACTACGTCAGCGGCTTCGGGTTGATCTCCGCCGTGCTGCTGCTGGCCCCGGGCTGCGAGGAACCGTACCGCTCGCGGTTCCTGTCCCTGGCCAAGGGCTGGCTGGAACGCTGCGCCGACCAGAAGCTGGTGGGCCACCCGAGCCAAAGCCTGGCGAAGTCCCTGCTGTCCCTCAGCGCCCTGTCCGACGCCTCGGTGGCCCCCGCCCCGGCGCCCGTCTACAGCCGGATGTTCGCCGACCAGGACAGGTTGGTCCACCACCGCCCTCAGTGGGGCTGCACCGTGAACCTCTCGTCCAAGCGGATCGGCCGCTACGAGTGGGGAAACAGCGAGAACAACCTGGGCTGGTACCAGGGCGACGGCATGACCTTCGTCTACACGCGGGAGGACCCGGCCCAGTTCAGCGCCGACTTCTGGCCAACCGTGGATCCCTATGGCCTTCCCGGCACAACCGTCAACGACCAGGCGCGGGCCAGCGGGGCCGGGGCTGCCGGCACGGGTATTCCGCGGGCCTTCCAGGCATTCGCCGGCGGCCTCACCATGGACAGCCGCTGGGGCGTCGTCGGCATGGACCACCTGAACCACAACAAGACCCTGTCCGGCCGGAAGTCCTGGTTCTTCCTGGACGATGCCGTGGTCTGCCTCGGAGCAGGCATCACCGGCACGGGCGGGGCATCGGTGCAGACGACCGTCGAGAACAGGTCCTTTGCCGTGGGGTCGGTTCCGGACCTTCGGACTGATTCCCGGAACCGCAGGCTGGCCGCGGGTGACGCAGCCGTGGCCGTGCAACGGTCCGTCCACGTGGACGGCCACGGAGGCTACGTCTTCCTGGACGCTCCCGGTGTCTCCGGAGCGCCGGAAGTTGCCGTGGTGCGCCGCACGGGAAGCTGGTTCGACGTCAACTCCGGAGCGGATACCGGCGGATCCAAAGATCCCGTCACCCGGGACTACGTGACCGTCACCCACCGCCATGGTGTGGACCCGGCGGATTCCGGCTACGCCTACATGGTGCTGCCCGCCGCGTCCCATGACACCACGTTCTCGCAGTCCGCGAACCCCGGGGTGAAGGTGCTGGCCAATTCGGCGGATTGCCAGATGGTCGACATCGCGAAGGAGAAGCTGGTCCTGGCCAACTTCTTCGCGACCGGCACGGGCGGTGGCTACGCAGCAAGCGGTCCTTGCACCGTCGCCATCCGGCAGTCCGGGGACGCGCTTGCCGTGTCTGTGGCCGATCCCTCCCGCACGCAATCCAGTGTCCGCGTCACCCTCCCGGGCACCGCGTGGCGCAGCCTGGTGCAGGCCGACGCCGGGGTGGCCCTGGTGGGCACCGATCCCTTGGTCATCGACGTCCAGCTCGACGGACATGGCCACCAGAAGAACCTGACGCTCGGCACCTAG